A section of the Xiphias gladius isolate SHS-SW01 ecotype Sanya breed wild chromosome 10, ASM1685928v1, whole genome shotgun sequence genome encodes:
- the LOC120795224 gene encoding coiled-coil domain-containing protein 162-like, with translation MEAFVSIQLEKVGLRDEMLNSFMKKKQAAGGLIKTPEEAAKIKRSLIIDFLEKYVHEKTTPLLLLQDKTIFNTQISQYCVRAQIVAYYYSLTSLLDGIPSIRRSHFTTEQAGEPKPILDSGIDVCRDPSSSRRGLQQLLSADGKTLLDLWVIPRFSEVLHMFKTLEVSACATALHHTLQIASALHDIIYYLVSFFRLGNTEISCSRRRRGQEAPGSHLVADWGGTEGIGAELLELQRQVDRLSDPSSPESVGRLLQLHRQVVLLQFDTAVRHQIREAFLSSGDVASYQSVSDNMTAALPLLSDSIQADVFSLTLPVPRPLETQGCQAQRMYSWRSFIACHGLFPVHVWDIPSIECCMQLCLSGLSDSSRLQANAAILGVSLLMEDVLNSGGDAVPVRLHGNKDALLHDERPNEGDESCLEAGLEEKKTCVSNTTPPLQDPVRVQSVLKGFLLLTKQLQVFKESWARRRLGTEIFTSPSLYRQFVNLYRAEIFYPSMKALAQQMGKERDYEVLISGSQSLLPPPGASEVDVKAWQLHRLLESTECDMIKAVQRKINRELTLVVSERTQQDTSLPTGLWKKAPLKYSLSPERPQIVEAFIQQLMEGAEQVEGQLKFSREHLQRCFTHLGSSLMERERRSFLLYSQFYERILQQETQLLYQKEQDIKNLKDSQKSHPHREVSGLCRGMMLEISALRAQVAHLEEEKRCLEEHLSLKFKERYDPLVRQLFSTCIRLKARLDVYRRQMEQDVSVMLNRIRAEGVDRIMKLKKKYGCTKDNDELILTQFKREEVHELSLETSRLTALLCQVKALSRWRQVVDQQKLHRLLLQTQQREITSRTAAIRVKMVAEEEVVFLREELDAARQLLTCCQAECSRAKKLLNRKTEELQVARHQSAQEARSRQELDSYRVQNLEQMRADVEDRDRQLSALSEQLDRGGRMSQLQRHRSAKEIRQVRGQLHLERCLKQEAFQQVDKLKNQLNDMEAALSRCTSNTGHSGTCYTLAVSRLSTRSPSAGLRRAGQQQSCLRLGSLTNYNAPQDSATEPRHRRAETAGSRSNPRIGRPKADPSRLHVRTPETLLPEL, from the exons ATGGAAGCCTTTGTGTCCATCCAGCTGGAAAAAGTGGGGCTGCGTGACGAGATGCTGAATTCATTTATGAAGAAGAAACAGGCCGCGGGGGGTCTTATAAAAACCCCA GAGGAAGCAGCAAAGATCAAAAGGAGCCTCATAATCGACTTTCTCGAGAAGTATGTCCACGAAAAAACAACTCCGCTCCTTTTGTTACAAGATAAGACCAT ATTCAACACACAGATATCTCAGTATTGTGTCAGAGCGCAGATTGTTGCATATTACTACAGTCTGACCTCTCTTTTGGACGGCATCCCCTCCATCCGTCGGTCCCACTTCACGACTGAACAGGCCGGCGAGCCCAAACCTATTTTGGATTCGGGAATTGACGTTTGCCGCGACCCCAG CAGCTCTCGGCGtgggctgcagcagctgttgtcTGCGGACGGCAAAACCCTGCTCGACCTGTGGGTCATCCCTCGCTTCTCCGAGGTGCTTCACATGTTCAAGACGCTGGAGGTTTCG GCCTGTGCCACGGCTCTCCATCACACTCTGCAGATAGCTTCAGCTCTTCATGACATTATTTATTACCTGGTGAGTTTCTTCAGACTCGGAAACACTGAAATCTCCTGTAGCCGGAGGAGAAGAGGCCAGGAGGCACCAGGCTCACATCTTGTAGCTGACTGGGGAGGCACTGAAGGCATCG GAGCAGAGCTGCTGGAGCTCCAGCGCCAGGTCGACCGTCTGTCTGATCCCAGCAGCCCAGAGTCTGTCGGccgcctgctgcagctgcacaggCAGGTCGTCCTGCTGCAGTTTGACACTGCCGTCAGACACCAAATCAG GGAGGCGTTCCTCTCCTCTGGTGATGTTGCTTCCTACCAGAGTGTGAGTGACAACATGACGGCCGCCCTCCCTCTGCTGAGTGACAGTATTCAGGCTGACGTGTTCAGTCTCACGCTGCCTGTTCCTCGACCTCTAGAGACTCAAGGCTGTCAG GCACAGAGGATGTACTCATGGAGAAGTTTCATAGCCTGTCATGGATTGTTCCCTGTACATGTTTGGGACATACCGTCCATCGAATGCTGCATGCAg CTGTGCCTGAGTGGTCTGAGTGATAGCAGCAGACTGCAGGCCAATGCAGCAATCCTCGGTGTGTCACTGCTCATGGAGGATGTCCTGAACAGTGGAGGTGACGCAGTGCCTGTTcgtctccatggcaacaaagATGCCCTTCTGCACGATGAAAGACCTAATGAG GGGGACGAAAGCTGCCTGGAAGCCGGACTAGAAGAGAAGAAGACCTGTGTGTCAAACACCACACCGCCTCTTCAGGATCCGGTTCGAGTCCAGTCTGTGCTGAAAGGCTTCCTCCTGCTGACGAAGCAGCTTCAGGTCTTCAAGGAGAGCTGGGCTCGAAGACGTTTGGGCACCGAGATATTCACTTCGCCCAGTTTATATCGGCAGTTTGTGAACCTCTACAG AGCTGAAATCTTTTACCCCAGTATGAAAGCTCTGGCTCAACAAATGGGTAAAGAGCGTGACTATGAGGTCTTAATTTCTGGCAGCCAGTCTCTCCTGCCCCCTCCTGGAGCTTCAGAGGTTGACGTGAAAGCCTGGCAG CTTCACAGACTGCTGGAGAGCACCGAGTGTGACATGATAAAGGCAGTGCAGAGGAAGATCAACAGAGAGCTGACCCTGGTGGTTTCAGAGCGAACTCAACAGGATACAAGCCTCCCAACAg GGTTGTGGAAAAAAGCCCCGCTGAAGTACAGTTTGTCCCCTGAGCGGCCGCAGATTGTGGAGGCgttcatccagcagctgatGGAAGGAGCTGAGCAGGTGGAGGGACAG CTGAAGTTCTCCCGGGAACACCTCCAGCGGTGTTTCACTCACCTCGGCTCCTCTCTGATGGAGCGAGAGCGTCGCAGCTTCCTGCTTTACTCTCAGTTTTATGAGCGAATCCTGCAGCAGGAGACTCAGCTTCTGTACCAGAAGGAACAG GATATAAAGAACCTTAAGGACTCTCAGAAAAGCCACCCTCACAGAGAG GTGTCAGGTTTATGCCGTGGGATGATGCTGGAGATCTCGGCCCTGCGGGCTCAAGTCGCTCACCTTGAAGAAGAGAAGCGTTGTCTCGAAGAACATCTCAGTCTCAAATTCAAAGAGCGTTACGACCCTTTGGTCCGACAACTCTTCTCTACCTGCATCCGGCTAAAG GCCCGACTGGACGTGTATCGCCGGCAGATGGAGCAGGATGTGAGTGTGATGTTGAACAGAATAAGAGCGGAGGGAGTGGACAGAATTATGAAGCTCAAAAAGAAGTACGGCTGCACCAAAGACAATGATGAACTCATTCTCACACAGTTCAAG AGGGAAGAGGTCCATGAGCTGAGCCTGGAGACCAGCCGGCtgactgctctgctctgtcaaGTGAAGGCTCTGAGTCGATGGAGGCAGGTGGTCGACCAGCAGAAACTTCACCGACTGCTGCTTCAGACTCAGCAG AGGGAGATTACCAGTCGCACCGCGGCCATCAGAGTGAAGATGGTcgcagaggaggaggtggtttTCCTGCGGGAGGAGCTGGACGCCGCCCGGCAGCTGTTGACCTGCTGCCAGGCCGAGTGCAGCCGCGCCAAGAAGCTGCTCAACAGGAAG ACAGAGGAGCTCCAGGTGGCCAGGCATCAGTCTGCGCAGGAGGCCCGCAGCAGGCAGGAGCTGGACAGTTACCGAGTGCAGAACCTGGAACAAATGAGAGCCGATgtggaggacagagacagacagctcaGTGCGCTCAGCGAGCAGCTGGACAGGGGCGGCAGGATGAGCCAGTTACAGAGACATCGAAGCGCCAAAGAGATCAGACAG GTGAGGGGCCAGCTACATCTGGAGCGCTGCCTCAAACAAGAAGCCTTTCAGCAGGTGGATAAGCTAAAAAACCAGCTGAACGACATGGAAGCGGCTCTCTCCAGGTGCACCTCTAACACAG GGCATAGCGGGACATGTTACACGCTGGCAGTCAGCAGACTGAGCACTAGAAGTCCCTCAGCAG